A section of the Rhipicephalus sanguineus isolate Rsan-2018 chromosome 11, BIME_Rsan_1.4, whole genome shotgun sequence genome encodes:
- the LOC119375108 gene encoding translation initiation factor IF-2, whose protein sequence is MKNGVEDRWFRMRLSRRSTDPQCHRQEDGARGGSCTRLAVETNNVGDASARGPNPSSAENRSVDACAAPCPRLTPPSRTRPSPRLDVEVIHPRGTCRTTHLMASSSNPTAPTGKGQDPRPPPAPATAAPAASPVPQPPPDGEQPPPAKATANVSPTPSVSSVKDGKEPAATTSAPAATTTAAPAAAEVAAATAAEAGPAPELQPVQDCGRLLNRLAVSLLSCMLDVPSRVQWNIIVSPIALTSALASLVAGCEGPTKEDLCNLLRLKPQEVEVIVERFKASCRLEPKQPPGR, encoded by the exons ATGAAGAACGGAGTGGAAGACCGCTGGTTTCGGATGCGATTGTCCAGGAGATCAACA GATCCACAGTGTCATCGACAAGAAGACGGTGCACGCGGCGGCTCGTGCACTAGGCTCGCAGTGGAAACCAACAACGTCGGCGACGCGTCCGCCCGCGGCCCAAACCCCAGTTCGGCCGAGAACCGCAGCGTTGACGCGTGCGCTGCCCCCTGTCCGAGGCTCACCCCACCGTCTCGTACACGACCGTCGCCTCGACTCGACGTCGAGGTTATACATCCGCGGGGCACCTGCAGAACAACCCACCTG ATGGCGTCGTCTTCGAACCCGACTGCGCCGACCGGGAAGGGCCAGGATCCTCGGCCGCCGCCGGCGCCCGCGACGGCAGCGCCGGCCGCCTCGCCCGTGCCGCAGCCGCCACCGGACGGCGAACAACCGCCGCCGGCCAAGGCGACCGCCAATGTTAGCCCGACGCCGTCGGTCAGTTCCGTGAAGGACGGCAAGGAGCCAGCGGCAACGACCTCAGCACCAGCGGCAACGACGACCGCAGCACCAGCGGCGGCGGAGGTGGCGGCGGCGACAGCAGCGGAAG CGGGACCTGCGCCCGAGCTGCAGCCGGTGCAGGACTGCGGCCGGCTGCTGAACCGGCTGGCGGTGTCCCTGCTGTCGTGTATGCTGGACGTGCCTTCCCGCGTCCAGTGGAACATCATCGTGTCACCCATCGCGCTGACCAGCGCGCTCGCCTCGCTCGTCGCTGGCTGCGAGGGCCCCACCAAGGAGGACCTCTGCAACCTGCTGCGCCTCAAGCCGCAAGAGGTCGAGGTCATCGTCGAGCGATTCAAG gcttcatgtaggctagaGCCCAAACAACCACCCGGGCGATGA
- the LOC119375107 gene encoding leukocyte elastase inhibitor A, with translation MPGNPLDNLRLAVNCCNSLGLDVYCRYTNAKPLENMFFSPFALATGLSMTLAGARNATAEEIMRLMHIDRGLFETQREMVELIKRMRGESGDMELRLATGAFVRMGHRPTDEYWATVRRVYGGTVHEVDFVEDSEMVRRQINSWVREHTDHQVKEILTPGAVTSATRLCIVNGIQFRAVWTDPFYETELRRHEFHASNDDEEGSEVEVEMVARIDEYGYIVDRDLCFTAVEVTHKGDKTSLVIVMPHQRHDFHTLEERQNLNKLLELPQRMARTPDVELCLPRLKLDMGMRLESILYYMGLSDLFSDRANLSGMFGEGVNMYATEWIHHAVADMVNDPTKPRRYSFCSTGDSSPPDVPSRSNDEEFSPAPASAMARRRASNDESAEMLHRRGSGSATPPSSAAQPKTSCLKKEGKKSKVRARKSSIVRTTIPFVVNRPFIFYVLHRELSLLLFMGVVKRIS, from the exons ATGCCGGGGAATCCCCTGGACAACCTCCGGCTGGCGGTGAACTGCTGCAACAGCCTGGGACTGGACGTGTACTGCCGGTACACGAACGCCAAGCCGCTGGAGAACATGTTCTTCTCGCCGTTCGCCCTGGCCACCGGACTGTCCATGACGCTGGCCGGGGCGAGGAACGCCACCGCCGAGGAGATCATGCGACTCATGCACATCGACCGGGGCCTGTTCGAGACGCAGCGAGAGATGGTCGAACTCATCAAGCGGATGAGGGGCGAGAGCGGAGAC ATGGAGCTCCGGCTGGCGACGGGCGCCTTCGTGCGCATGGGCCATCGGCCGACGGACGAGTACTGGGCGACGGTGCGACGCGTGTACGGCGGCACCGTACACGAGGTGGACTTCGTCGAGGACTCCGAGATGGTGCGCCGACAGATAAACAGCTGGGTGCGAGAGCACACCGACCACCAGGTCAAGGAG ATCCTCACGCCCGGTGCGGTGACGTCGGCGACGCGCTTGTGCATCGTGAACGGGATTCAGTTCCGGGCCGTGTGGACGGACCCGTTCTACGAGACCGAGCTGCGACGGCACGAGTTCCACGcgagcaacgacgacgaggaAGGCAGCGAGGTCGAGGTCGAGATGGTGGCGCGCATCGACGAGTACGGCTACATCGTCGACAGAGACCTGTGCTTCACCGCCGTCGAGGTCACACACAAG GGCGACAAGACGTCGCTGGTGATCGTGATGCCGCACCAGCGTCACGACTTCCACACGCTCGAGGAGCGCCAGAACCTGAACAAGCTGCTGGAGCTGCCGCAGCGCATGGCGCGCACGCCGGACGTCGAGCTCTGTCTGCCCAGGCTCAAGCTGGACATGGGCATGCGCCTGGAGTCCATACTCTACTACATGGGCCTATCCGACCTCTTCAGCGAC CGTGCCAACCTGTCGGGCATGTTCGGCGAAGGAGTGAACATGTACGCCACGGAGTGGATCCACCACGCGGTGGCCGACATGGTCAACGACCCGACGAAGCCGCGACGCTACTCCTTCTGCTCCACGGGCGACTCCTCGCCTCCCGACGTCCCCAGCCGCTCAAACGACGAAGAGTTCAGCCCGGCGCCAG CTTCGGCGATGGCCCGCCGCCGCGCCAGCAACGACGAGTCGGCCGAGATGTTGCATCGCCGGGGCAGCGGCAGCGCCACTCCACCCAGCTCTGCCGCGCAGCCCAAGACCAGCTGCCTCAAGAAGGAGGGCAAGAAGAGCAAAGTGCGCGCGCGCAAATCCAGCATCGTGCGCACCACCATCCCGTTCGTGGTCAACCGGCCGTTCATCTTCTACGTGCTGCACCGAGAACTGTCGCTCCTCCTGTTCATGGGCGTCGTCAAGAGGATCTCCTGA
- the LOC125760390 gene encoding leukocyte elastase inhibitor-like, with translation MFLQSNCPLLATFRSQIEAKYMTTAQNVDFESPDQTYVRAINEWCSNATNGKVPAVVTRKTFGASSSMVLVSAVYFKGLWKDKFYPNATHMMKFYVSRADTLDVRMMTRTGRFPYAEVPSLRIRALEVPYRTGKLSMVLILPTEVDGLRLIQQSLLAGDTLWEVTKQMRPRANVKLGLPKFVLTSRNKLRDLLEGLGSHRPFDPAQAQFTNISGFKGLHTTEIIQAVTVEVSEDGNEITRTSALVNEVVSKVAPTTQFLVDRPFLFFVRSTATGAIFLFGCVRQPLEWRLESPDNSALV, from the exons ATGTTCCTGCAGTCCAACTGTCCGCTGCTGGCAACCTTCCGGTCGCAGATCGAGGCCAAGTACATGACCACCGCGCAGAACGTCGACTTCGAG AGCCCGGATCAGACGTACGTGCGCGCCATCAACGAGTGGTGCAGCAACGCGACCAACGGCAAGGTGCCCGCCGTGGTGACGCGAAAGACGTTCGGCGCCAGCTCTTCCATGGTGCTCGTGAGCGCGGTCTACTTCAAGGGCCTCTGGAAGGACAAGTTCTACCCGAACGCCACGCACATGATGAAGTTCTACGTGTCGCGGGCCGACACGCTCGATGTGCGCATGATGACGCGCACGGGCCGCTTCCCGTACGCCGAGGTGCCCTCGCTGCGCATCCGGGCTCTCGAGGTGCCCTACCGCACGGGAAAGCTCTCCATGGTGCTG ATCCTGCCCACGGAGGTGGACGGCCTTCGGCTGATCCAGCAGAGCCTGCTGGCCGGCGACACCCTGTGGGAGGTGACCAAGCAGATGCGTCCACGCGCCAACGTGAAACTCGGCCTGCCCAAGTTCGTGCTGACGTCGCGCAACAAGCTGCGAGACCTGCTCGAGGGACTCGGCTCGCACCGGCCTTTCGACCCCGCGCAGGCGCAGTTCACCAACATCTCGGGATTCAAGGGCCTGCACACCACCGAGATCATACAGGCCGTCACCGTAgag GTGTCCGAGGACGGCAACGAGATCACCCGCACCTCGGCGCTGGTCAACGAGGTGGTGTCCAAGGTGGCGCCCACCACGCAGTTCCTGGTCGACAGGCCCTTCCTGTTCTTCGTGCGGAGCACGGCCACCGGCGCCATCTTCCTTTTCGGCTGCGTCCGACAGCCGCTAGAGTGGCGCCTCGAGAGTCCCGACAACTCGGCGCTGGTCTGA